A genomic region of Paralichthys olivaceus isolate ysfri-2021 chromosome 18, ASM2471397v2, whole genome shotgun sequence contains the following coding sequences:
- the cldn5b gene encoding claudin-5b: MLAACLEFLGLALCLTGSLLVMVACGLPMWKVTAFIDSNIVVAQTIWDGLWMSCVVQSTGQMQCKVHDSVLALTQDLQTARALTIVSAVLGVVALTVTVAGAQCTNCIKEETVKAKVVNVGGVLYIISGLFVLVPLCWMANNIIVDFHNPQVPPSKKREIGAAIYIGWAATALLLLGGTLLCCSFSQVVRGAYPIKYAPTKTITVNGDFDKKHYV; this comes from the coding sequence ATGCTTGCTGCGTGCTTGGAGTTCCTCGGCCTGGCGCTGTGCCTCACGGGCTCCCTGCTGGTGATGGTCGCCTGCGGGCTGCCGATGTGGAAGGTGACCGCTTTCATCGACTCCAACATCGTGGTGGCACAGACCATCTGGGACGGCCTGTGGATGTCCTGCGTGGTCCAGAGCACCGGGCAGATGCAATGCAAAGTCCACGACTCGGTGCTGGCCCTGACGCAGGACCTGCAGACGGCGCGGGCCCTGACCATCGTCTCCGCCGTGCTGGGGGTCGTCGCCCTCACGGTGACCGTGGCCGGGGCGCAGTGCACCAACTGCATCAAGGAAGAGACGGTGAAGGCGAAAGTGGTGAACGTCGGCGGGGTCCTGTACATCATCAGCGGCCTGTTCGTGCTGGTGCCTCTCTGCTGGATGGCCAACAACATCATAGTGGACTTCCACAACCCGCAGGTGCCTCCGTCCAAGAAGCGGGAGATCGGGGCGGCGATCTACATCGGCTGGGCGGCCAccgcgctgctgctgctcggcgGGACCCTGCTGTGCTGCTCCTTCTCTCAGGTGGTGAGGGGCGCGTATCCCATCAAATACGCCCCCACCAAGACCATCACAGTCAATGGCGACTTTGACAAGAAGCATTATGTGTAA
- the acads gene encoding short-chain specific acyl-CoA dehydrogenase, mitochondrial produces the protein MTALFKARKALGLCLSGCRSLSELAELPETHQILRQTCRDYADRELIPIAAKLDKEQSYPAKQIQELGAMGVMAMEVPEELGGAGMDYLAYSLAIEEISRGCASTGVMVSVNNSLYIGPILKFGTEEQKKQWITPFTTGEKVGCFALSEPGNGSDAGAASTIAHRDGEEWVLNGTKAWITNSWDASATVVFATTDKKLKHKGISAFLIPMPHPGLSLGKKEDKLGIRASSTANIILEDCRIPLGNMLGPCGAGFKIAMQTLDSGRIGIAAQALGIAQASLDCAADYAQKRTAFGAPISKLQCIQLKLADMAVAVESSRLLTWKAALLRDSKKPFTKEAAMAKLAASEAATLCSHQAIQVLGGMGYVADMPAERHYRDARITEIYEGTSEIQRLVIANQLLKEYET, from the exons ATGACCGCACTGTTCAAAGCGAGGAAAG ctctAGGCTTGTGTCTCAGTGGTTGTCGAAGTTTGTCTGAACTAGCAGAGTTACCAGAGACTCATCAAATACTGAGGCAGACCTGCAGAGACTATGCTGACAGAGAACTGATACCCATCGCCGCCAAACTCGACAAAGAGCAAAGTTACCCTGCCAAACAG ATTCAAGAGTTGGGGGCGATGGGGGTGATGGCCATGGAGGTACCAGAGGAGCTGGGTGGTGCAGGGATGGACTATCTGGCATACAGTCTGGCTATTGAGGAGATCAGTCGAGGCTGCGCCAGCACTGGAGTCATGGTCTCTGTAAACAAT TCTCTCTACATTGGACCAATATTGAAGTTTGGTACAGAAGAACAGAAAAAGCAGTGGATCACACCGTTTACCACAGGAGAGAAGGTGGGCTGTTTCGCACTCAGTGAGccag GTAATGGCAGTGACGCTGGTGCTGCCTCCACGATAGCTCATCGGGATGGAGAAGAGTGGGTGCTCAACGGAACCAAGGCCTGGATCACCAACAGCTGGGATGCCTCTGCCACAGTCGTGTTCGCCACCACTGACAAGAAACTCAAACACAAG GGTATCAGTGCCTTCCTGATCCCCATGCCACACCCTGGGCTTTCTCTAGGGAAGAAGGAAGATAAGTTGGGCATCAGAGCCTCATCCACTGCTAACATCATCCTTGAGGACTGCAGGATACCGCTGGGCAACATGCTGGGTCCTTGCGGTGCTGGATTCAAGATCGCCATG CAAACGCTGGACAGTGGAAGGATCGGTATCGCAGCTCAGGCTCTTGGTATCGCTCAGGCTTCTCTGGACTGTGCAGCTGACTACGCACAAAAACGCACTGCATTTGGAGCCCCCATCAGCAAGCTGCAGTGCATACAG TTGAAACTGGCTGACATGGCTGTGGCAGTAGAGAGCTCTCGTCTGCTCACGTGGAAGGCTGCTCTCCTTCGGGATTCAAAGAAACCCTTCACTAAG GAAGCAGCTATGGCCAAACTGGCAGCATCTGAAGCTGCCACGCTCTGCTCACATCAG GCGATCCAGGTTCTAGGTGGGATGGGTTACGTGGCGGACATGCCTGCAGAGAGGCACTACCGTGACGCTCGCATCACTGAGATCTACGAGGGCACCAGTGAGATCCAGAGACTGGTTATCGCAAACCAGTTACTGAAGGAATATGAGACATAG
- the crybb1 gene encoding beta-crystallin B1, with amino-acid sequence MSLYVWPLPEYKSLGRVLKGPARASLPHTALQAILTQTLLKPLTMSQTAKSASSQGTDAKDKGAPAPAASSKATKTGEPGMGSFRVMLFDQENFQGRMIEVQNECMNVCDRGLDRVRSIIVECGPFVAFEQTNFRGEMFILEKGEYPRWDTWSNSYRSDCLMSLRPIRMDSLEHKICLYELSDFKGNKMEIQEDDVPTLWAHGFCDRVGSVRVPGGAWVGYQYPGYRGYQYLFECGDYRHYNDFCAFQPQIQSMRRIRDMQFHQRGCFTFTSASK; translated from the exons ATGAGCCTCTACGTTTGGCCTTTGCCAGAGTATAAAAGCTTGGGTCGAGTGCTGAAGGGACCAGCACGAGCCAGCCTCCCTCACACGGCACTGCAAGCTATACTAACGCAG ACTCTCCTGAAGCCCCTCACCATGTCTCAGACTGCCAAGTCCGCCTCCAGCCAGGGCACCGATGCCAAGGACAAGGGAGCCCCTGCTCCAGCTGCCTCCAGCAAGGCCACCAAGACCGGAGAGCCTGGCATGGGATCCTTCAGA GTCATGCTGTTCGACCAGGAGAACTTCCAGGGCAGGATGATCGAGGTCCAGAATGAGTGCATGAACGTGTGTGACCGTGGCTTGGATAGAGTGCGTAGTATCATCGTGGAGTGTGGCCC CTTTGTTGCCTTTGAGCAGACTAACTTCCGTGGGGAGATGTTCATCCTGGAGAAGGGAGAGTATCCTCGCTGGGATACCTGGAGCAACTCCTACCGCAGCGACTGCCTCATGTCCCTCAGGCCCATCCGCATG GACAGCTTGGAGCACAAGATCTGCCTGTATGAGCTCTCCGACTTCAAGGGCAACAAGATGGAGATCCAGGAGGATGATGTGCCCACCCTCTGGGCGCATGGCTTCTGCGACAGAGTGGGCAGCGTGAGGGTGCCAGGAGGAGC GTGGGTGGGCTACCAGTATCCTGGATACAGAGGCTACCAGTACCTGTTTGAGTGTGGTGACTACAGGCACTACAACGACTTCTGCGCCTTCCAGCCCCAGATCCAGTCCATGCGTCGTATCAGGGACATGCAGTTCCACCAGAGAGGATGCTTCACCTTCACCTCTGCCAGCAAGTGA